In Sporanaerobacter acetigenes DSM 13106, a single window of DNA contains:
- a CDS encoding beta-ketoacyl-ACP synthase III: MNNLYSVGITGLGSCVPDNVVTNDDLSKIVDTSDEWIKTRTGIRQRRIADKNTATSDLCTEAAKRAIKDAKIDSKDIDLILIATVTPDMAFPSTACIVQKNIGADNAAAFDISVGCSGFLYGLAIGSNFIATGAYKTVLVIGSEVLSKILDWEDRSTCVLFGDGAGACILQRCENGSGILSYDLGADGASGHFLTQPAGGSRMPASHETIDERLHYVHMDGGEVFKFAVRAMERASLEALKKANMNLEDIDFLVPHQANIRIINSAAKRLKVPKERVYVNLDKYGNVSSASIPMALDEAYHKDLIKKDDVVLLVAFGAGLTWASVLLKWIK; the protein is encoded by the coding sequence TTGAATAATTTATATTCTGTAGGCATTACAGGATTAGGTAGTTGTGTACCAGATAATGTAGTGACTAATGATGATTTAAGTAAAATAGTAGATACATCAGATGAATGGATAAAGACAAGAACTGGTATTAGACAAAGAAGAATTGCAGATAAAAATACAGCTACATCAGATTTATGTACAGAGGCTGCTAAAAGAGCTATAAAAGATGCAAAAATTGACTCTAAGGATATAGATTTAATACTTATAGCTACAGTTACACCTGATATGGCTTTTCCATCAACAGCTTGTATAGTACAAAAAAATATAGGTGCAGACAATGCTGCTGCTTTTGACATCTCTGTAGGTTGCTCAGGATTTTTATATGGACTAGCTATAGGATCAAATTTTATAGCTACAGGAGCTTATAAGACTGTGTTAGTTATTGGCTCTGAAGTCTTATCTAAAATACTTGATTGGGAGGATAGAAGTACATGCGTACTATTTGGAGATGGGGCAGGAGCTTGTATTTTGCAAAGATGTGAAAACGGAAGTGGTATTCTTTCGTATGATTTGGGTGCAGATGGAGCTAGTGGACATTTTCTTACTCAACCAGCGGGAGGTTCTAGGATGCCTGCATCCCATGAAACAATAGACGAAAGACTTCACTACGTACATATGGACGGAGGGGAAGTATTTAAATTTGCTGTAAGAGCAATGGAAAGGGCTTCTTTAGAAGCTTTAAAAAAAGCAAATATGAATTTAGAAGATATAGATTTTCTTGTTCCACATCAGGCCAATATAAGAATTATAAATTCTGCAGCTAAAAGGCTCAAAGTACCTAAAGAAAGAGTATATGTGAATTTGGATAAGTATGGCAATGTATCTTCAGCATCAATTCCTATGGCTTTAGATGAAGCTTATCACAAAGATCTTATAAAAAAAGATGATGTAGTTTTATTGGTGGCCTTTGGTGCAGGGCTCACATGGGCTTCAGTACTTTTGAAATGGATTAAATAA
- the fabZ gene encoding 3-hydroxyacyl-ACP dehydratase FabZ: MTNVLNINEVKKIIPHRYPFLMVDSVEIVSPGKLGIGYKNVTINEPFFQGHFPDEPIMPGVLIVEAIAQVGAVVILSEERFKGKTPYFAGLNKIRFKKKVVPGDVLKMEIEITKIKSSIGIGKGAAYVDDEIACEGEFLFAIG; the protein is encoded by the coding sequence ATGACAAATGTATTAAATATAAATGAAGTAAAAAAAATAATTCCTCATAGATATCCTTTTCTCATGGTAGATAGCGTAGAAATAGTTTCACCTGGAAAATTGGGAATAGGATATAAAAATGTAACTATCAACGAACCATTTTTCCAAGGCCATTTTCCTGATGAACCTATTATGCCTGGAGTTTTAATAGTAGAAGCTATAGCACAAGTAGGAGCCGTTGTCATATTAAGTGAAGAAAGATTCAAGGGAAAAACCCCATATTTTGCAGGATTAAATAAAATAAGATTTAAAAAGAAAGTTGTCCCTGGCGATGTCTTGAAAATGGAAATTGAAATAACTAAAATAAAAAGTTCTATAGGTATAGGAAAAGGTGCTGCATATGTAGATGATGAAATTGCTTGTGAAGGTGAATTTTTATTTGCAATAGGTTAA
- a CDS encoding copper homeostasis protein CutC yields the protein MLEIIATCIDDAIKIEKNGGDRIELVSSLTEGGLTPSYGLIDEVMKRVSIPVNVMIRPHAKSFIYSDEDIKIMIEDIKIAKKLGANGVVLGILDSEGNIDEENLKTLLKYSDCLEVTFHRAIDESKNLIESVKILKKYPDVKRILTSGGKDNIQKNLDILEKTIENSENNPIILVGGGLTLNNVEHIIEYTKAKEVHFGTAVRKNSSPMGDIDEEKLKLLVKKVEKVSID from the coding sequence ATGCTAGAAATTATTGCTACTTGTATAGATGATGCTATAAAGATTGAGAAAAATGGTGGAGACAGAATAGAGCTTGTATCTTCTTTAACAGAGGGAGGTCTTACTCCAAGTTATGGACTTATAGATGAAGTTATGAAAAGGGTGAGTATTCCTGTAAATGTAATGATAAGACCTCATGCTAAATCCTTTATATATTCAGATGAAGATATAAAGATAATGATTGAAGATATAAAAATTGCAAAAAAATTGGGAGCCAATGGAGTAGTTTTAGGGATTCTAGATAGTGAAGGAAATATTGATGAGGAAAATTTAAAGACACTTCTTAAGTATTCAGATTGTTTAGAGGTTACTTTTCATAGAGCTATAGATGAGAGCAAAAATTTGATAGAAAGTGTGAAAATCCTTAAAAAATATCCTGATGTAAAAAGGATTTTAACTTCAGGAGGAAAGGATAATATACAAAAAAATTTAGATATATTAGAAAAGACAATTGAGAACAGTGAAAATAATCCAATAATACTCGTAGGTGGAGGACTTACTTTGAACAATGTAGAGCATATAATTGAATATACAAAAGCAAAGGAAGTCCACTTTGGAACTGCTGTTAGAAAAAACAGTAGTCCTATGGGGGATATTGATGAAGAAAAGTTGAAATTGTTAGTCAAAAAAGTTGAGAAAGTTAGTATTGATTGA
- a CDS encoding cobalamin B12-binding domain-containing protein, whose protein sequence is MKKIIAATIGNCVHVAGTMNFLNLAEKEGYETDFIGIALPIDTIIEKIKDLKPDVVGLSYRLTPEPLEEILDELKGKIEEENVSNITWIFGGTEPTAKVAEKTGIFTKIFYGTEDIDEVIGYLKGKDYIEEEYYPRDLISRIDSKYPYPILRHHLGLPTIEDTVEAIEKVAEAKVLDVISIAPDQNAQEHFFEIDKMDHRLDGAGGVPIRSEEDFRKLYNAAQRGNYPLLRCYSGTKNLIPFAKVLKSTIHNAWCAVPLYWYSDLDKRGPRHVLDAIIENQQVMKWHGDRNIPVEVNESHHWSLRDAHDAIGVATAYLAAYNAKKMGVKNYIAQFMFNVPAFMAPQMDLAKMLAKIELIESLEDKDFKVYRQARAGLASFPADLNQAKGQLASSAYLSMAIKPHIYHVVGYCEAHHAANAEDIIESCKIVRGVVRNEFLGTVDMTKDLVVQKRKEELIEDAYIILDAIKSLDYNSKDPLSDPKVLAKAVEVGILDTPHFRGNPAAKGELSTRLINGALYPYDNIERRVLSEEERIGRILYNNRIYDKKTAVI, encoded by the coding sequence ATGAAAAAAATAATTGCAGCGACTATAGGAAATTGCGTTCATGTAGCAGGTACAATGAACTTTCTCAATTTGGCGGAAAAGGAAGGATATGAGACAGATTTCATTGGGATTGCATTGCCAATAGATACTATTATAGAAAAGATAAAAGACCTAAAACCTGATGTAGTCGGCTTAAGTTATAGACTTACTCCAGAACCATTAGAAGAGATACTTGATGAACTAAAGGGAAAAATCGAAGAAGAAAATGTATCAAATATTACTTGGATATTTGGAGGTACAGAACCTACGGCAAAAGTTGCTGAAAAAACAGGAATATTTACTAAAATATTTTATGGAACAGAAGATATAGATGAAGTTATAGGATATCTGAAGGGAAAAGATTATATAGAAGAAGAATATTATCCTAGAGATTTAATTTCAAGAATAGATTCTAAATATCCCTATCCTATATTGAGACATCATTTAGGCCTTCCAACTATAGAAGATACAGTGGAGGCTATTGAAAAAGTTGCAGAAGCCAAGGTATTAGATGTTATATCAATAGCTCCTGATCAAAATGCACAAGAACATTTTTTTGAAATAGATAAAATGGATCATAGATTAGATGGAGCTGGAGGAGTTCCTATTAGATCTGAAGAAGATTTTAGAAAACTTTATAATGCTGCTCAAAGGGGAAATTATCCATTACTTAGATGCTATAGTGGTACAAAGAATTTAATACCATTTGCAAAAGTGCTTAAAAGTACTATTCATAATGCTTGGTGTGCAGTTCCACTATATTGGTATAGTGATTTAGACAAAAGAGGGCCAAGGCATGTATTGGATGCTATAATAGAGAATCAACAAGTCATGAAATGGCATGGAGATAGAAATATACCAGTAGAAGTAAATGAATCTCATCACTGGAGTTTAAGAGATGCTCATGATGCCATAGGAGTAGCTACTGCTTATTTAGCTGCCTACAATGCCAAAAAGATGGGAGTTAAAAATTATATAGCTCAATTCATGTTCAATGTTCCTGCATTTATGGCACCTCAAATGGACTTGGCTAAAATGCTTGCAAAGATAGAATTGATAGAGAGTTTAGAAGATAAAGACTTTAAGGTTTATAGACAGGCAAGAGCAGGACTCGCAAGTTTTCCTGCAGATTTAAATCAAGCAAAAGGTCAACTTGCAAGCTCAGCTTATTTATCTATGGCTATAAAACCACATATCTACCATGTAGTAGGATATTGTGAAGCTCATCATGCTGCAAATGCAGAAGATATAATAGAATCTTGCAAAATAGTAAGGGGTGTAGTAAGAAATGAGTTTCTAGGTACAGTTGATATGACAAAAGATTTAGTAGTGCAAAAGAGAAAAGAAGAACTTATAGAAGATGCTTATATTATATTAGATGCAATAAAATCACTAGATTATAATTCAAAAGATCCACTATCAGATCCAAAAGTATTGGCAAAAGCTGTTGAAGTAGGTATATTAGACACTCCACATTTCAGAGGAAATCCAGCAGCAAAAGGAGAATTGTCTACTCGATTAATTAATGGTGCATTATATCCTTATGATAATATTGAAAGAAGAGTTTTATCAGAAGAAGAAAGAATTGGAAGGATACTTTATAATAATAGAATATATGATAAAAAAACTGCAGTAATATAA
- a CDS encoding NAD/NADP-dependent octopine/nopaline dehydrogenase family protein, which translates to MIYSVLGAGNGGIAMAGYLAKSGFTVNLYNRTLEKIMPLIENPTIVLTGEEEGTGVLNKVSSNVGEVIKDSDIIMVTIPAMGHNYIAKEMAPHLKDGQIIVLNPGRTGGALEVYSTIRRCGCDKDIVVAEAQTFIYACRATSPNSAHIFKIKNEVSLACIPAIRTNEVISTLYSAYPQFKPARDVIETSLNNYGAIFHPAPTLLNSGHIERGAPFEYYKEGITPSIGKFLEKMDEERMKIANITNTNTISAKEWLYESYGASGECLYDSVQNNPGYTGLVAPKGLNIRYIYEDVPCSLVPMSSIAKMFELETPYIDSIIRLAMLITGRDFWNNGRTVERLGLDGLSIDEIHTFAQTGTISKSSEVVA; encoded by the coding sequence ATGATTTACTCAGTATTAGGTGCAGGTAATGGTGGAATTGCTATGGCTGGCTATCTGGCCAAGAGTGGATTTACAGTGAATTTGTACAATAGAACTCTAGAAAAAATAATGCCACTAATTGAGAATCCGACTATTGTCCTTACTGGAGAAGAAGAAGGTACTGGAGTGTTAAATAAAGTTAGCAGCAATGTGGGAGAAGTGATAAAAGATTCTGATATTATAATGGTGACTATTCCTGCTATGGGTCACAATTATATTGCAAAAGAAATGGCTCCACATTTGAAGGATGGTCAGATAATTGTTTTAAATCCTGGAAGAACAGGGGGAGCTTTGGAGGTATATAGCACTATAAGAAGATGTGGCTGTGATAAAGATATTGTAGTGGCTGAAGCACAAACTTTTATATATGCTTGTCGTGCTACAAGTCCAAATAGTGCTCATATTTTCAAGATAAAAAATGAAGTTTCACTAGCTTGTATACCGGCAATTAGAACAAATGAAGTGATAAGTACGCTTTATAGTGCTTATCCACAATTTAAACCAGCAAGAGATGTTATTGAAACAAGCTTAAACAATTATGGAGCTATATTTCATCCGGCTCCAACACTATTGAATAGTGGGCATATAGAAAGAGGAGCACCATTTGAATATTATAAAGAAGGGATTACTCCATCTATAGGTAAATTTTTAGAAAAGATGGATGAAGAAAGAATGAAAATAGCTAATATCACAAATACAAATACTATATCAGCTAAGGAATGGCTATATGAGTCTTATGGTGCCAGTGGAGAATGCCTTTATGATTCAGTTCAAAACAATCCGGGATACACGGGACTAGTAGCTCCTAAAGGCTTAAATATTAGATATATATATGAAGATGTTCCATGTAGTTTGGTTCCTATGTCCTCAATTGCTAAAATGTTCGAATTGGAAACACCATATATTGATTCCATCATAAGATTAGCAATGCTTATTACAGGGCGAGATTTTTGGAATAATGGAAGGACAGTGGAAAGATTGGGATTAGATGGGCTAAGCATTGATGAAATTCATACATTTGCTCAAACAGGTACTATTTCTAAAAGTAGTGAGGTGGTGGCATAA
- a CDS encoding ABC transporter ATP-binding protein: MKSLLMNNKKELFLHIIICFIAASIQVATALIYKVIIDTALSGNLKKLVWVSIFSILYLILDMLFDYFPRVTKAKLVHCVMHDIRSKLVDKISDMDSFSIENADKSKIISKLVNDANIVENEYLKPLAGLILSLFIFVLSIFLSFQLEAKFAILMIILSAAPLLSPYISKKILKDKRNLVSQEQDNYFSLFQEFVSFINTLKIGNSIPNYSKNLSEKSEDLKKKKIDFESFQGLTYAVSFFLGGIAYSGTWIIGGFFVALKKITVGDLIAMTTLMSTISGPLQYLSSTFTELVSSKKITDELCDYINETHNIDTNCNKIALKDPIKFIRLSNISFSYNDKPIFCNFSHVFERGKKYAIVGESGSGKSTLLNIILGLCEVDEGKVNVNEINLKDIDFTSYYDKISLVKQKPDIFTATISENVALFHSYNDEEIKNSLIKSGLKKLITTHSINKVIGNNSCITLSGGEEKRLEVSRSILKNSQAVLFDEPTSGLDAENENNIGNLIKQLSDKIVIVVTHTTNKSFLDNFDEIIKIESKI; this comes from the coding sequence ATGAAATCGTTATTAATGAATAACAAAAAGGAATTGTTCCTTCACATTATAATATGTTTTATCGCGGCATCAATTCAGGTGGCTACTGCTCTCATATACAAGGTAATTATCGATACTGCATTATCAGGCAATTTAAAAAAGTTGGTTTGGGTGTCCATATTTTCTATTTTATATCTTATACTAGATATGTTATTTGACTACTTTCCTAGAGTTACAAAGGCAAAACTGGTGCATTGTGTAATGCACGATATAAGATCAAAACTCGTAGATAAAATAAGCGATATGGATAGTTTTTCTATAGAGAATGCGGATAAAAGTAAAATCATATCAAAGTTGGTGAATGATGCAAATATAGTGGAAAATGAATACTTAAAGCCTCTTGCAGGGCTTATACTTAGTTTATTTATATTTGTTCTATCCATTTTTCTATCCTTTCAACTGGAGGCAAAATTTGCGATTTTGATGATAATTTTATCGGCGGCTCCTCTGTTATCTCCTTATATATCCAAAAAAATTTTAAAAGATAAGAGGAATTTAGTATCTCAAGAACAGGATAATTATTTTTCACTATTTCAGGAATTTGTAAGTTTTATTAATACTTTAAAAATTGGAAACAGCATCCCAAATTATTCCAAAAATTTATCTGAAAAAAGCGAAGATTTAAAAAAGAAAAAAATAGATTTCGAGTCTTTTCAAGGTTTAACTTATGCAGTATCGTTTTTCCTTGGAGGAATTGCTTATTCTGGCACTTGGATAATAGGTGGTTTCTTTGTGGCTCTAAAAAAAATTACAGTAGGCGATTTAATTGCAATGACTACTTTGATGAGTACCATCTCTGGTCCCCTTCAGTATTTGAGTTCTACCTTTACTGAATTGGTATCTAGCAAAAAAATTACCGATGAGCTCTGTGATTATATAAATGAAACCCATAATATAGATACTAACTGCAATAAAATAGCATTAAAAGACCCCATTAAGTTTATCAGACTATCCAACATAAGCTTCTCTTACAATGACAAACCTATATTTTGTAATTTTAGTCATGTTTTTGAGAGGGGAAAGAAATATGCCATAGTAGGTGAAAGTGGTAGTGGTAAATCGACACTTCTCAATATTATTTTAGGACTTTGCGAAGTAGATGAAGGCAAAGTCAATGTAAATGAAATAAATTTAAAAGATATTGATTTTACATCTTATTACGATAAAATATCCCTTGTCAAACAAAAACCGGATATTTTCACGGCTACTATTTCTGAAAATGTAGCTCTTTTCCACTCTTATAATGACGAGGAAATAAAAAATTCACTGATAAAGAGTGGATTGAAAAAACTTATTACTACCCATTCTATAAATAAAGTAATAGGAAATAATTCCTGCATAACTCTCTCTGGAGGAGAGGAAAAACGATTAGAAGTTTCAAGAAGTATACTTAAAAATTCCCAAGCGGTTCTCTTTGATGAGCCGACTTCAGGGCTAGACGCAGAAAACGAAAATAATATAGGCAATTTGATTAAACAGTTGTCGGATAAAATTGTAATTGTAGTAACTCATACTACTAACAAAAGTTTTCTCGATAATTTTGATGAAATTATAAAAATAGAATCCAAAATCTAG